The DNA window GTGACTCTCATGTGATCTGCTtgtcatatgatgtattttaacaatagGTTCCAGTCAGGGACGGCTCCTGTAGGGGCAAAGCTGTGCGGCAGGGGCACAACAAGATaaaggatttttatttatttatttttaaaagactcTCCTCCGCAGCCTTTCCGCTCTTCTGGCTCCCGCTCCACTCACTGCAGGCATAGGCCCCCAGCCTGCCCAgtgaccaatcatgatgctgctcttgcatgggagcagcgttaggattgcccGGAGTGTCCTGGCTTGGCGCttcaaggcagagtgggagcctctgcctgctctctccatcccagcaacaaTGCTGAGTTGGACAGAGCCCTTGTGCATGAGTGTTTGGACATCCTTGTCATCGCCCATGGTCCCTcaccctgaaaaataaaaacgctaataaacacactttattttcatttttgattttgctaGTCCTGCTGCTTGCAAGGGGGTGGGActgcgctcctccgccatagtcaAGCGGACTCCTGTTTCCTTTAGTGTGtatgctttgtgctcatggtgacCGTAGGCTCTcttaagtgaaactgttttacttttcagtttatgtggcaaggaaagtctggttaggagtttacaacgccaatagctttaacttgagaaaatgcgagacccattgcattacaaatgcttggttTTTTTTGTCTTTAATATACCCCGCCTTACTTTAGAGATTTTATAGTTAAGTGCTGTGTTACAAAGGTAGCATTCAAGCCCCCTGGATTTGTGACTCAAAACGGTCATCATTCAGAATTCAATGGTGAGTATTTACGTTGATACACCCCACTTATGCCCCTTGGTAGAGAGCAAAGCAGAGCAGCACAAAGGGTTTTTTGAGATGTGAAAAGGACACCGATCTAGCTCAAAACATCTTTTGCGCAGGGTAGTCAataccctttgtgtcactttccacTGTTTTGCACAGCTCAATTCCTTAGAAATTGGGGATGAACTGTTTTCTATTTTGCACTCATTTGCAAACAGCCAAAATATACCACACCTCTAAAAAGAGCAGACATTGGAAGCGAGGTTAGTTTTCTATTGCACCTTGATGACcaaaatgaatgtaaaaaaagATTAACTTATTCACAGAAATCATGGGATTCACCTGTGCTGGACTATCAGGATATCTTGAGTGAAGTGTAAGCAGGGTGCTGGTAGTCAAGTATGGCTTTAAGCCTTTCTGTTGTTCATATACATGTTATGGCTATGACTCAATGAGAACTAAACAACTTTTAAAAGGTTCTGACTTACATAATGATCACCTTGTCTGCCGGTAGGCCTTCACCTTATGGTCAGACAGTAAATGTCATATTTTTTGGTGTCTACAGTTAGCACCTTTTCACCAACCCTCCGGCTAGGATGTGTTTTGATACCTCTTCTCCCCATCTTTCAGGTTTTCAGTGTATCATAGGTGATCAGATGGTCCTCTGGCTGTGACGATATTGCCAATCAGAGGTGAGGCAATTAAACATGTTGGCCAGACCGAACGTCGGAACATGCACCAGTTTTTAACATTCATATAGCTTTATGTAGAAATGTATGCATGGTTTCTGGGACACATTTGTTATTTAGGACAAGACACAGAAGTTTGGATGTCTTGATGAACAGAGGACCAACAACTGAGCAGAGATGTGACATGATAAAAAATCCTTAGAACCGACAATTCTCAGTAGTATTCATTAACCGCTGAGCTGGGCTGACTGATGTTCAGATGGACAGTCCCCCCAGCCGTGCACACATAATAGTACACCAATGATGAGACGCGCTTTCCACTGGAATTATTAGTCAGGGTCACCATCTCAATTGCTTTGTGGGCTGTCTCCTATTTTCATTGTATAGTAGTCACAGCTGTTCACTGTTTCTAAAGATAGCACCCCGAACACACTCCCTTGAACCAGACTGTAGATGGTCTGAACCTTGGACTTTGGGATAACTGACAAAGGGTTGTAAGTACACATAGGGTGCTGAAAACATGGCCTTTGTATGGCGACAAAAGTAAATGTTCAACCAGTTTCTGGGTTGGAATACGCTGGGGGGAAGTTTGTGACTATCCACAGTCCAAACACTCAAGGCATTCTGGTCTAGGGacacctatccccccccccccccccactttctgccagtGTGAGTAGATTAACTCACACAAATCTTTGTATGAGTCAATCCTTTTTGAATTATGAATTTCAAAAATGGTTTTACTCTCGTTAAAGGTGTATTTGTGCGTGAAAGCTAAACACACAAGCAGATAACTGTCGTTCAGTTCCATAGTATTGAATGTTGGGGCACGTGTGTAGTATAAGGGGACACCTATGTAGAGGTGTGAGCttgtaaaaaaaaagatttgaCAAGATCCAGCCACTTACGTTTAAAATTTGTGCTTTTATTTTGATCATCTAAATCAAGGAGCATAAAATACAATGTTGTGATCTACAGCTCTTTAATCCTTTAATTGCAGAGGCACACAAATATATGTAAAAAGGTTACTTTTTATGACACTTTTATTTCTCCCACCCCAAGGAAGATGAAGGGTCTCATTTCTTCATTGCAACCATTAGGCAAAACCAGGTTGCTGACGACTGTGTTTGTGCTTGCATCGTAGAAAAGCACCTGCCCCTGGTCACAGTCTAAAAGTGACCCAACTACATCAGGGCTATCTCCCTTGGCGCGAGGATGAGCAAAGATTCCTGCATCAGTGGATAAGTCCAGTGGGCCCTTTCTGGGCACAGATGTAGCCGCAAACCCTACAAGGACGCCTGCATCCCCTTCTGCTTCGAAGTAGTGTTTCCCGTTGGTGTACCCAGTCGTACCCAGGACGCAGGGATCAGAGTCGAATCGTTCTGTGTTGTTGTCAAGGTTCTGCTTGGTGCTTCCAAGGCTCACGTTCTTCAAGTCAGCCGACAGGTAGAGAAGAGGATGCGCTGTTTTAGAATCCAGAATCACATTCTCTGGGTGCGGAATTATGTACAGGAGATAAAAAGAAAAGAGTAGAGTTAAACCAGGGAAAGTGAAATGTGATCAGAAAAAGCAAAACCATTTGCTAGCATACCCATATAATAACAATATTGTAGCATTGTTGAATGTGTAACAATGTAGTGCGCAATACTGAACATttgtcttaaaaaataaaaattggagtGACTTTTGTGGAGTTTAGAGAATAGtacatatatttaatatttttcttaaCCATACCCTGATTCATTGGATTCTCAAAGGACTTCAAGCCTAGATTGCCATACTACGGGCAACCATTTTGGGCAGTAGAAGTCACGTTTAAGATTCAAAAATTTCCAAAGACACACTCGCTTCTCTTGATGAAATAATTTTCACTTCACACAAGCAGTTTGGTTTTGTTCCTCTAGAAATTACCCACTTGGGCATACATCCTGCCTGAGTGGGCTTCCTGCTCAGGAATCACACCAAATTATTTGTTTCCACAAAGAGCAAGACCTAAATAAATTGGAATCCATTTACATTTTGATGCTGGACACACACATTTCAAGTGGACTAAATTAacagtacattttttttttctccgcAGGCCTACAGAACAGGAATCACAGGACTTTGATGAAACTTTATATGAAATGGAGAATGAGATATCTCACAGATATCCCCAGTCGGTAGTCGTTTTCACCATAACATCGTCCCTTTCCCCCCACTTGTGTCCCATAGGAATTCCTAAAGAAGTTCAATATAGACCAAGACATCAAGGTCATACAGAAAACCTTCCACTTTAAAGTGATATTGCACTGTGAGAGACACCTTTATACACATTTGAGAACGCTAACTATAAGGGTGGATATACACTAGGTCCATGTATTGGACGGAATAAAGTGCTATGCCTAGATTATAGGCCTCAATGTGAGCTTGTATGCTTCGTTTTTTAGCAAGTTAGCAGGGGTTGTATGTGCTAAATTGTTTGTGATCAGACTGAATCACCTGTAGAGGGCTTTTTCCATTCACTGCAGTGTTTGCAATGGCTGAAGTCTGACAGCAGGGTGCCCTTAGGCAAGTTCCATAATGTTGGAATTTTAAAGATACAAGGACTGTAGCTTTTAAGTTCTCTAAAAGTATCAACAGGAGAATTGTTTTCAGTACTGGGATACAAAATATACAACCCAGTgcaaaagtcatctttgcttcgtAGGTTCCTGAAGCCAGAAAACATAAAACACCCTTTTGCTGCAGCAAATCTACTAGTTGCTTGATAGATTTTGTTAAACGAGAATCCGATTCCAGAATGCTGATGCAAATACTTTTAACCATGACTTCTCGTCAAATGTTATCAACTTATAAATAATGCTGCAGAGTAACTAGGGATGAAAGACTATTAGGTTAAGAAAGTGCAATGAACACAGGCGTATTTAGCtttcactcattttttttttttttcttagaggtATTCCATATTACGATGCAAATTTTACTCATatgcggtgcttaatttgtgcttgttgtttccggtgccgagcaccggcacttacttttgagggccggggcttattcttctgcctcaagcatttgctgcgagcaaaagacacacatgggaaagacggaggcccatatttatactttttgacgctaaactgcgctaacgcagtttagcgtcaaaaagttttgcgccggctaacgccattctgaagcgccatgcgggcgccgtatttattgaatggcgttagccggcgcaagcagaccggcgctgcctggtgtgcgcgagaaaaaccacgtacaccaggcagcgccggcgtagggggaaaatggcgcatgggcgtcttaaaatggggcaagtcaggttacgtcgaaaaaatcatcgtaacccgacttgcgccatttattttcgacgcccatcccccatcaacatgactcctatcattgtaaagataggagtcatgcccccttgcccaatggccatgcccaggggacttctgtcccctgggcatggtcattgggcatagtggcatgtaggggggcacaaatcaggcccccctatgccaaaaaaaattatttaaaaaaaaaaaaaaaaaaaacttacctgaacttacctgaatgtccctggggtgggtccctccagccttgggtgtcctcctggggtgggcaagggtggcagggggggtccctgggggcaggggagggcactctgggctcattttgagcccacttgtcccttaacgccatgcctgacccaggcgttaaaaagcggcgcaaatgcgccgtttttagccacgcccactcccgggcgtctcttttgcccgggagtataaataccacgtaaaggcctgggagtcattttttagacgggaacgcctcccttgcatatcattaacgcaaggaaggggttcacgctaaaaaatgacgcacattccgggaactttggcgctatacgcctctaacgccatagtataaatatggcgttagttggcgttagtttagcgtcgaatttgcgtcgaaaaaaacgacgcaaattcggcgcaaacggagtataaatacggcccggagatagagaaaaacgaaaatgcgtcacaaaaggagaaagcagaaagctgcacgagtgtGCAGAAGgggcctgtaaatggattaaagaggcaggagatggcttcgggattacgctgcctcagtattcggttcTCTCACATTTAAATGTAGcaactgcatgtttaagaggaaggctctgGGACGTTTacatttagaaattaagcactgctcatatGGTTTGTAGAAGAATAGCTCATTACGCATTGTAATTATTataaaataccattgtttgtgttggtgattgtgggAGTTCAGTGTGGGGTCATCTGTAATCACCTTCAGAAGCAAGAGATTCTCTGATAGGTTTGTGGGATTTAAAGAGCCCATGTTACATGTGGCAATAAATCAGCGGGAGGGATGAGAAACAGCTGtcaatgttcctgtcctccacaaAGGTTACAGCTTCCTTTAGGGCTTAAGGAAGTCTACCATGTGTGACCCGCAAATCACTGGGGTTCTCACATGTGAACCCAATGTACACCCTTGAGCCTCTGAGACCTTGTAACCCCCCAAAAAACTGGTTACACGCTACCTGAATTGGAGTTGTTTGAAGGCATTTTGCATCTTCAGGCATCGGAAAGGTCTCCACTTGAATACCTGATGTTTGTTTGGTACCTGTTAGTTGCAAAATGTAGTTACTCACACCGTGAGTATCTACTTAGTTACTGGGTAATAAATTAGAAATCCCCAAATATGTGCACCCTTCTCTTTCTGCGCATTTAAAAGAATGAGGATTCCCACTACAGCAAAACCAGGCGTGTGGTGGGAGCAGATCCAGTAGATATGACTTAAGTATTCCAGTCTTGTGTTTAGATGGAAGCTGCTATTCAGCAGGGTTATTCATCAACTATACTCCCAGAGATCCTTTTTGGAATATTGGTATTTCCATACATTGAATACATAGTAAGGAGGGGGTGGAAATGTAGACAGCAAAAGAAGGAAATGAGCCTCTAGAATGGTAATGTTCAAACCTCTAGCATTGAATAAATATTTTAATTCTGACAAACTaggttataaaaagaaaaaaaatatatattttttttaattcttcttacGCTTTACAAATGTACTTTCgtagaaatgttatttttctaattctaaACCACCTCTATGCCAACACGTGGCccatgacactatgggcctgatttatacttttttagcgccacatttgcatcattttttcccgcaaaagcagcgtaaacttacaaaatataattgaaacccctagacaccagggatctttattttgttttttttaagtggggcgcgaccccttaagcaaggggcgCTCCCCGATGGgcaaaattactcttaggccatttgatccccttgggggcaggtcggcctattttcaACAgagggagaaaccactagacaccagggatttttttttcatattattgaatgagggtaGCGGCCTTTggacaagggccactccccatgggggcaaaatatttttaggccttttctgcctccccaagggcagattggcctaatataattaggccaatctgcccccggagggagagggggaagaaaaccctagacaccagggacatatatttttttgtttacttaattttttttatttatggtgagcgccctcttaggcaagggtcgctcccctgggggacaaatttattttaggccatttctgccccccttgagggcagattggcctatttttattaggccaatctgctcctggGGGtagggggtggcagaaaccacttaagcaccagggattggtgtgtgtttgtgtctgtatgtgtgtaggggtgtgttttgtttgggggggcagccccttgggcaagggtagctcgccatgggggcacattactgttggccatatctgccccccttgggggcagatcaagtTATTTTGtggaaggggcagaaagcccacctgagaccagggaagattttcttttcaaaagaagagggtgggggtatggccatactcgcaccccaaataaatggggccaaagctgttctgcACACCAGTGGACAGATGTGGTAATTACCCCGGATCCacacccgaggggggggggggtgtcagtctacacgatgccagggaataaaaaaataaaaaataaataaatagtgtggtggtggctaccaaccgttATGGgcgtggttatgcccccaccccaactgaagtgggtaacagtctttcagctctcccccagcgcacaaacattttatcccatggcaagcaagaggacatttgattattttgggttttggttttaaatttgggccatgatagcttggctgactctcaaaacagtcccacttggaatggtgagggctgcactttttggactttgggacactgccatgtagaaaaatccacaagacctagacacatttgaaaactaaacatctgagtgagtccatggtggtgtgcttcacatgcacatggcaccattttcttacccacaatgccctgcaaacctacaactttgctggaaatcacacatttttcccacatttttgtgatggaaccttcaggaatccacaaaattcctaccacccagcattgtctcatctataccaataaaaattctgccccacttgtcagcctaaaaatgtttttttttttttcaaactgcccttttggacccgctttggttccccctcagtttcaacatgttttggctgttccctgtcacaggcacatggcccacctacacaagtgagttaccatttttaccgggacactgaggggaacgttgggtggtgggacatttgtcccggtgcagtgatcccacacagaaatgtgggattttttttatttttttgctaaaattgaggtttgctgaggattctgggtaagaaaacactggcggatccacgcaagtcacacctccctgaattccctcaggtgtctagttttcagaaagtctgggtctggtaggtttccctagatggctgctgagcccaggaccaaaaacgtatttGCACCCCCGCAAAatcgggtagttttgtatttgataattttgatgtgtccagatagtgttttggggcattttctttcgtgggcactaggcctacccacgcaagtgaggtaccttttttttttttatcaggagacttgggggaacgctgagtggaaggaaatttgcggatcCTCTCAcactcctgaactttctgtcaccaaaatctgagaaaaaggtgtttttttggccaaattttgaggtttgcaaaggattctgggtaacagcacctggtgagagccccataagtcaccccatcctggattcccctaggtgtctagttttaaaaaatgcacaggtttggtaggtttccctaggtgccggctgagctagaggccacaatctacagctagggacttaggAAATGCTACatggaaatctgacatgttttttgcactcacaagcattaggcctacccatgcaagtgaggtaccatttttatggggaaacttaggagaacagagaatagcaaagcaagtgttattgccccttttctttctttaaattttttccttccaaatgtaagacagtgtgtaaaaaagacatctatttgagaaatgccctgtaattcacatgctagtatgggcactccggaattcagagatatgcaaataaccaccttATCTTGTTcgcatttggaaatacaaaggttttcttgatacctatttttcactctttatatttcatcaatgaattgctgtgtacccaggtatagaatgaaaacccattgcaaggtgcagctcatttattggctctgggtacctagggttcttgatgaacctacaagccctatatatccccgcaaccagatgaggccagcagacgtaacagtatattgctttaaaaaatctgacattgcagtaaaaagttacggagtaaaatgtggagaaaaatggctgattttctcctcaattcaatattttttatttcagctgttactttctgtaggaaacccttgtaggatctccacaaattactccttgctgaattcagttttttctctacttttcagaaatgtttagctttctgggatccagcattggtttcacacccatttctgtcactaactgaaaggaggctgagagaacaaaagaaaaaaaaatggggatgccccagtaaaatgcccaaattgtgttggaaaatgtggttttctgatttaagtctgccagttcctgaaagctgggaagaaggtgattttagccCACAAACtatgttcatgccattttcagagaaaaaaccacaagccttcttctgcagcccttttttccccccattttcttttttttgtttttttttaaacgaaattttcactatattttggctaatttcttggtctccttcaggggaacccacaaactgtgggtacctctaGCATCGCTAGGACattggaaaaaaagacaaaaatttggcatgggtagcttatgtggagaaaaggttatgaggggcgaagcgcaaactgccccaaatagccacaaaaaggcctggcaccggaggggggaaag is part of the Pleurodeles waltl isolate 20211129_DDA chromosome 4_2, aPleWal1.hap1.20221129, whole genome shotgun sequence genome and encodes:
- the LOC138292925 gene encoding vespryn-21-like, with translation MMTNSLFLCFLIGSILQSSLCEDNNTTNTAAGNYGKVTETSGTATETNGTGYGNQNQGCGSTKEGTKNNCKEEGSQDQDVSKTDGGSSFVAVENVRQYKENVILDSKTAHPLLYLSADLKNVSLGSTKQNLDNNTERFDSDPCVLGTTGYTNGKHYFEAEGDAGVLVGFAATSVPRKGPLDLSTDAGIFAHPRAKGDSPDVVGSLLDCDQGQVLFYDASTNTVVSNLVLPNGCNEEMRPFIFLGVGEIKVS